A part of Xenopus tropicalis strain Nigerian chromosome 4, UCB_Xtro_10.0, whole genome shotgun sequence genomic DNA contains:
- the tamm41 gene encoding phosphatidate cytidylyltransferase, mitochondrial, protein MALPAIQGTGFQFRRILGYFPQDISLAFAYGSGVFRQSGTPQNDAGNKMLDFVFAVDDPVTWHTMNIIQNRSHYSFLKFLGPKHIAAVQNNYGAGIYYNTLVPCDGRVSMWHLGTAPPLCSELACIKYGLVQGVAHETLAGSDLLALEGRCYSAGTAVFTIFRVSCHSESERSFPCHMTELWAILMFQVKILTQRDEGRLHTALSTNLKSALTAAFLMLPESFSEEELYLQIAGLSYAGDFRMIIGEDKDKVLNIVKPNVPHFQKLYAPILQDCPLAVYKAKQGRVEVDKSPEGQYQQLMALPKKLQQNMAALVDPPGKNRDVEEILLQVAQDPDCGNVVQQALYGIVRSSSVSQSAKGILTAGVRKTAQYSSKKLYKMLRSLRKGKL, encoded by the exons ATGGCACTGCCAGCCATACAGGGCACAGGGTTCCAGTTCAGGAGGATCCTCGGTTACTTCCCCCAGGATATCAGCTTGGCCTTTGCTTATGGATCTGGGGTGTTTAGGCAGTCGGGTACCCCCCAAAATGATGCTGGG AACAAGATGTTGGACTTTGTATTTGCTGTTGACGACCCAGTGACTTGGCACACGATGAATATCATTCAGAACCGGAGTCATTACTCTTTCCTCAAGTTCCTGGGCCCAAAACACATCGCTGCCGTCCAGAACAACTACGGCGCCGGCATCTATTATAATACCCTGGTGCCCTGCGATGGCAGAGTAAGTATGTGGCACCTTGGCACTGCGCCGCCCCTCTGCTCTGAGCTGG CCTGTATAAAGTACGGGCTAGTTCAGGGTGTGGCACACGAGACGCTCGCTGGGAGCGATTTGCTTGCACTGGAAGGACGCTGCTACTCTGCTGGAACTGCCGTCTTCACAATATTCCGTGTGAGTTGTCACAGCGAAAGTGAACGCA GTTTCCCATGTCACATGACTGAGCTTTGGGCCATTTTGATGTTCCAGGTGAAAATCCTGACCCAGCGGGACGAGGGGCGGCTCCACACAGCCCTGAGCACCAATCTGAAGAGTGCGCTGACTGCCGCCTTCCTTATGCTCCCCGAAAGCTTCTCTGAGGAGGAACTGTACCTGCAGATTGCGGGGCTCTCCTACGCCG GAGACTTTCGCATGATTATTGGGGAGGACAAGGACAAAGTGCTGAACATAGTGAAGCCGAACGTGCCCCATTTCCAGAAGCTCTACGCCCCCATCCTGCAGGATTGCCCCCTGGCAGTGTACAAAGCAAAGCAGGGCAGAGTGGAG GTGGATAAGAGCCCCGAGGGGCAGTACCAGCAGCTGATGGCTTTGCCCAAGAAGCTGCAGCAGAACATGGCGGCGCTTGTTGACCCCCCAGGGAAGAACCGGGACGTGGAGGAGATTTTACTGCAGGTGGCGCAGGACCCCGATTGTGGGAATGTGGTGCAGCAGG CTCTCTATGGTATTGTCAGGTCCTCCAGCGTCTCTCAGAGCGCCAAGGGCATCCTTACTGCGG GAGTCAGGAAGACGGCGCAGTACAGCTCCAAGAAACTCTACAAAATGCTGCGGAGCCTCCGGAAGGGAAAGTTGTGA